One Mytilus trossulus isolate FHL-02 chromosome 5, PNRI_Mtr1.1.1.hap1, whole genome shotgun sequence DNA segment encodes these proteins:
- the LOC134719607 gene encoding perlucin-like protein — MLQMKFACLLFTFVRAIDEQYTEPCLNDNDEALITSMRQTMLALNEQMQVLETNLKKKSTNGILQVNCPSGWKHYSGHCYYFNGDNMSWTSAKNVCNKKGGHLVKIDDSSESLWIIEVMKGSGLKSVWIGANDISREGSWVWESDRSTLTFSDWNKNQPDNGYGAEDCAHINMYSSNSYHWNDFPCSSRAGYICERV, encoded by the exons aTGCTTCAGATGAAATTtgcttgtttactttttacatttgttCGTGCTATAGATGAACAATACACAGAACCGTGTCTCAATGATAATGACGAAGCTCTAATAACGAGCATGAGACAGACGATGCTAGCATTGAATGAACAGATGCAAGTTCTGGAAACAAACttaaaaa aaaaatctaCAAATGGAATCCTCCAGGTAAATTGTCCAAGTGGTTGGAAGCACTATAGCGGACACTGCTATTACTTCAACGGCGATAACATGTCTTGGACAAGCGCAAAA aATGTGTGTAATAAAAAGGGTGGTCACTTAGTTAAGATCGATGATTCGTCAGAAAGCCTTTGGATTATAGAAGTTATGAAAG GATCAGGATTAAAAAGTGTGTGGATTGGCGCAAACGATATATCTAGAGAAGGCAGCTGGGTGTGGGAATCAGACCGATCTACATTGACATTCAGTGACTGGAACAAAAATCAGCCTGACAATGGTTATGGCGCAGAAGACTGTGCGCATATAAACATGTACAGTAGTAATTCCTACCACTGGAATGATTTCCCGTGCTCGAGTCGCGCAGGATATATCTGTGAAAGG gtttAA